A section of the Vanessa tameamea isolate UH-Manoa-2023 chromosome 29, ilVanTame1 primary haplotype, whole genome shotgun sequence genome encodes:
- the LOC113399270 gene encoding pyrimidodiazepine synthase-like, translated as MSYYSPRRAGAVSPPRLTDKLRLYHVDMNPYGHRVLLILEAKKAKYEIYRLDPLHLPEWFKAKNPRLKIPVLEIPTEQGDRCLFESVVICDYLDEKYARNPLHSRDPFVKAQDRLLIERFNELIKGSLECFDTNFAFGSEQIIQTMEIFEKELALRGTNYFGGNKPGMLDYMIWPWVERLYLLRCINEKKFDEKRSRFPNFADWGDQMQLDEVVKKHSNSPSEYFDYYENARTHAMGYYL; from the exons ATGTCATATTATTCACCGAGGAGAGCAG GTGCTGTTTCACCACCACGGCTCACAGACAAGCTCCGGCTATACCATGTAGACATGAACCCCTACGGTCACCGAGTTTTATTGATATTGGAAGCAAAAAAAGCTAAATATGAAATCTACCGGCTCGACCCCCTCCATTTACCGGAATGGTTCAAAGCGAAAAACCCAAGAC TAAAAATTCCTGTTCTCGAAATACCAACGGAACAAGGAGATCGATGTTTATTCGAGAGTGTTGTTATTTGCGACTATTTGGACGAGAAATACGCACGGAACCCGTTACATTCCAGAGATCCGTTTGTCAAAGCACAGGATAGACTGCTTATAGAGAGATTCAATGAG TTAATAAAAGGAAGCTTAGAATGTTTCGACACAAACTTCGCTTTTGGCAGCGAGCAAATCATTCAAACGATGGAAATATTCGAGAAGGAATTGGCGTTGAGAG gtACAAATTACTTCGGCGGAAACAAACCAGGTATGTTGGACTACATGATATGGCCATGGGTTGAAAGGCTGTATCTTTTACGATGCATCAATGAGAAGAAGTTTGATGAAAAAAGATCGAGGTTCCCTAATTTT GCTGATTGGGGTGACCAAATGCAGCTCGATGAAGTTGTGAAAAAACACTCGAATTCGCCGTCagaatatttcgattattaCGAAAACGCTAGGACACATGCAATGGGCTACTAtctataa
- the LOC113399271 gene encoding gastrula zinc finger protein XlCGF49.1-like codes for MEDIAVHPVEEIVIKCEVIEISDEDVETQEPKKKRRKRLTPKEPQPCDICGKTFQTGYELKKHKRTHTGERPYMCTTCGKTYTQLGHLSIHSLSHKGIKNFNCNECGSSFYRKADLDRHEKIHTGEKPFQCEICSKSFTQKNNLVMHFKMHIGDKPHKCEVCSKRFLTRSKMMLHSKKHDKEKKKKHDFLGHI; via the exons ATGGAAGATATAGCAGTACATCCCGTGGaagaaatagttataaaatgtgAAGTTATCGAAATATCTGACGAGGATGTAGAGACACAAGAACCTAAAAA aAAACGTCGTAAACGGCTCACACCAAAAGAACCCCAGCCCTGTGatatttgtggtaaaacttTCCAAACCGGCTACGAGCTTAAGAAACATAAAAGAACACACACAGGCGAACGTCCATACATGTGTACGACGTGTGGGAAGACATACACACAGCTCGGACACCTCAGTATCCACAGTTTATCACATAAAG gtatAAAAAATTTCAATTGCAACGAATGCGGGTCTTCGTTTTACAGGAAAGCAGATTTGGACAGACACGAAAAGATCCACACGGGCGAGAAACCGTTTCAATGTGAGATATGTTCGAAGAGTTTCACACAGAAAAACAATTTGGTGATGCATTTCAAAATGCATATCGGTGATAAACCTCACAAGTGCGAAGTCTGTAGCAAGAGATTTCTAACGAGGAGTAAAATGATGCTGCACTCGAAGAAACAtgataaagaaaagaaaaaaaaacacgactTTTTGGGGCATATTTAG